The Legionella sp. PATHC032 genome has a window encoding:
- the dapF gene encoding diaminopimelate epimerase has protein sequence MGIKFTKMHGLGNDFIVLNGVNQSIQFTTEQIQKLANRHTGIGFDQCLLIEPSQTEGIDFSYRIFNADGQEVGQCGNGARCIALFARYYGLTAKNKLTVATKTTLMDLIINEDNSVSVNMGVPKLAPGEIPFLADSQSPEYLLELNNGNTVNLHAISVGNPHAVLLVKDVETAPVSSLGQQISLHPQFPEQVNVGFMQIINHEKINLRVYERGCGETIACGSGAVAAAAIAHLFYNLSDKITVHLPGGDLFIQWPCRTAPIILTGPAAFVYEGTLLS, from the coding sequence ATGGGAATAAAATTTACCAAAATGCATGGTTTAGGCAATGATTTCATTGTACTGAATGGAGTGAATCAATCTATTCAATTCACTACTGAGCAAATACAAAAACTAGCCAATCGCCATACCGGTATTGGGTTTGACCAATGCTTACTAATAGAACCCAGTCAAACCGAAGGAATTGATTTTAGTTATCGAATCTTTAACGCCGATGGGCAAGAGGTAGGACAATGTGGTAATGGAGCGCGATGCATAGCCCTTTTTGCCAGGTATTATGGTTTGACAGCAAAAAATAAATTAACAGTCGCAACTAAAACCACGCTCATGGATTTAATCATCAATGAGGATAACAGCGTGAGTGTCAACATGGGTGTTCCTAAACTAGCCCCAGGTGAAATTCCTTTTCTTGCTGATAGCCAATCCCCAGAATATTTACTTGAATTAAATAACGGCAATACAGTTAATCTTCATGCGATAAGTGTAGGTAACCCACATGCTGTATTGTTGGTGAAAGATGTAGAAACAGCCCCTGTAAGCAGTTTGGGACAACAGATTAGTCTTCACCCACAATTCCCAGAGCAAGTCAACGTTGGATTTATGCAAATTATTAATCATGAAAAAATCAATTTACGCGTCTACGAAAGGGGTTGTGGAGAAACGATTGCTTGTGGTAGTGGTGCGGTTGCTGCAGCAGCGATAGCACATTTATTTTACAATTTATCAGATAAAATCACTGTTCATTTGCCAGGAGGAGATTTGTTTATCCAATGGCCTTGTCGCACTGCTCCCATTATATTAACGGGACCTGCTGCTTTTGTGTATGAGGGCACATTACTTTCATAA
- the lptM gene encoding LPS translocon maturation chaperone LptM: MRYIYFALLSITVTLASLCLSACGQKGPLYLPEQEKKATANQ; the protein is encoded by the coding sequence ATGAGATACATTTATTTCGCATTATTGTCCATTACTGTCACCTTGGCTTCTTTATGTTTGTCAGCTTGTGGGCAAAAAGGACCTTTGTATTTGCCTGAGCAAGAAAAGAAGGCAACAGCCAATCAATAG
- a CDS encoding alpha/beta hydrolase: MKEPLEKAQACVIWMHGLGADASDMMGLADQLTIEDTALRHVFLDAPRRPVTLNGGMVMPAWYDIYALDLVDEEDKAGIEESESLIRKVVDAQYNYGFRSQQIFLAGFSQGGAMALHTALHMAERLGGVIALSAYLPLVKHNKPQLDKNTPIFMGAGQFDPLVLPKWTQQSKDWLLANGYNEVSFHQYPMEHSICFEEIKDLSLWLNKQVQGVLQ, translated from the coding sequence ATGAAGGAACCTTTAGAGAAGGCACAAGCTTGTGTCATATGGATGCATGGGTTGGGAGCTGATGCCTCTGATATGATGGGTTTAGCTGATCAGCTAACAATAGAAGATACTGCTTTAAGGCATGTATTTCTTGATGCTCCTCGAAGACCAGTGACTCTGAATGGTGGAATGGTTATGCCTGCGTGGTATGATATTTATGCATTAGATTTAGTCGATGAGGAAGATAAAGCAGGAATTGAAGAGTCTGAATCATTAATCCGTAAGGTAGTTGACGCTCAATATAATTATGGTTTTAGATCTCAGCAAATTTTTTTAGCGGGTTTTTCTCAAGGAGGGGCTATGGCGTTGCACACAGCTCTTCATATGGCTGAGCGATTAGGAGGGGTTATTGCATTGTCTGCTTATTTGCCCCTGGTTAAACATAATAAGCCGCAACTGGATAAGAATACCCCCATCTTTATGGGAGCAGGACAATTTGATCCTTTAGTTTTGCCAAAATGGACACAACAAAGCAAGGATTGGCTATTGGCTAATGGGTATAATGAAGTCTCTTTTCATCAATACCCTATGGAACATTCTATATGTTTTGAAGAAATAAAAGATCTTAGCCTTTGGCTTAATAAGCAGGTTCAAGGAGTTTTACAATGA
- a CDS encoding type II toxin-antitoxin system RatA family toxin, with product MTIVKRSRTVPYSCEQMYGLVNDVEHYSEFLPYCAESKILHRDSDEVQATLVIAAAGMSKSFTTRNRLQTNKMIEIRLVDGPFSHLEGFWRFDEEEKGCRISFDLEFEFAGKIFSMLLGPIFDQITDKMVDAFCERAEVIYGKS from the coding sequence ATGACAATAGTAAAAAGGTCAAGAACAGTACCTTATTCTTGTGAGCAAATGTACGGGCTGGTTAATGATGTTGAACATTATTCCGAGTTTTTACCTTATTGCGCGGAAAGCAAAATACTTCACCGTGACAGTGATGAAGTCCAGGCGACTTTGGTGATAGCTGCTGCTGGTATGAGTAAATCATTCACTACTCGTAATCGATTGCAAACTAATAAAATGATTGAAATTCGTCTGGTTGATGGTCCTTTTAGCCATTTAGAAGGATTTTGGCGTTTTGATGAGGAAGAAAAAGGGTGCAGAATTTCTTTTGATTTGGAGTTTGAGTTTGCCGGGAAAATATTTTCCATGCTTCTTGGCCCTATATTTGATCAGATAACCGATAAAATGGTTGACGCATTTTGCGAAAGAGCAGAGGTCATTTATGGTAAAAGTTGA
- a CDS encoding RnfH family protein, whose translation MVKVELVYIANSENCLHYKMDLKQGATVEEALIQSNIYSTCPETRELPIGVYGKRVSMDLVLKDGDRIEIYRPLILDPKEKRRKLAQFKK comes from the coding sequence ATGGTAAAAGTTGAATTGGTCTATATAGCGAATTCTGAAAATTGTCTGCATTACAAAATGGATTTAAAGCAGGGGGCTACAGTTGAAGAGGCATTAATTCAATCAAATATTTATTCTACTTGTCCTGAAACGAGGGAATTACCTATAGGAGTATATGGGAAACGGGTTTCCATGGACCTGGTATTGAAAGATGGCGATCGAATTGAAATTTATAGGCCATTGATACTCGACCCCAAAGAAAAGCGCCGTAAGTTAGCCCAATTTAAAAAATAG
- a CDS encoding outer membrane protein assembly factor BamE: MAKFFMVGKKMRIITFFICFILTLTLTQCASYDFSRRITQQGNLLPQSKIARLKTGMSKNDVAILMGTSLMSPTFNNDRWDYAYTWRRGKGNLEIRNVVLYFSRGSLIRIEHKP, encoded by the coding sequence ATGGCGAAATTTTTCATGGTAGGCAAAAAAATGCGAATAATAACCTTTTTTATTTGTTTCATTTTAACATTAACCTTAACTCAATGTGCATCATACGACTTCTCAAGGCGTATTACTCAGCAAGGTAATTTGTTGCCTCAATCAAAAATTGCCCGATTAAAAACAGGCATGAGTAAAAATGACGTTGCAATCTTGATGGGCACCAGCTTAATGAGCCCAACATTCAACAATGATCGGTGGGATTATGCTTATACCTGGCGACGAGGGAAAGGTAACCTGGAAATTCGTAATGTTGTTTTATATTTTTCCAGAGGTTCTTTGATAAGAATAGAACATAAGCCGTAA